Within Hypomesus transpacificus isolate Combined female chromosome 10, fHypTra1, whole genome shotgun sequence, the genomic segment CAAAGCATGTTTGCTGAATAACGGGCGCTCAACCAGAGCCTAGCGACGTAGCCTACAAAATCGCTGCCGCTGTCAGAGCAACGGCAGTTGTTGTTGTAGCTCGCTTGAAAAGGTTTCCGGTTCAAGTGGGTGGTAACAAATTAGCTGTGAGAGAAAGggcgagatggagagaaagtgtgCATGACAATAAAACAtgagctttttttctttctcgtGTATTTGACTCAAATCGAAAATGAACAGGATGACAATATATCACCCACAATCATGAGAGTTTTGTCTTGAATGTAGGGCATCCCACCACATTACAGGGTGAAAGGCCTAAGCAATACAAAGGACTAGTATTTGACGTTATTTACACAACAGACTAGGCTAGGCTTGACTGTCATATGCGCAGTAGGATGTTGCCTTATAGACTACTGAATGCTTCTGTCAAAAGGAATCAAGATTGGAGAGCCATGAACAGACAGACCTTAGGCATCATCGTTGGGTTCAGACCACTGGTCTAAGCATTTTGAAACAGGCTATTAAAAGTTAATAAAGGGTTGACAGTTCGGTCAAAATATTCTGAATAAGGTGAAAACAAATATCAAAATACGCTATCATCAGAAAAACATAATATTTCCTTTGCCGATAGAttaaaaccacacattttggCTCATGCGACATATCTGGATTTTGTTTTAAACGAAGGATCGGTGTTTCCGTCTCTGTGACTCTCACCGACATGTGACCTCAAGGTTTTTCTAAAAACCATTCAGAGATAAGAGCCTTAACAGTTGTCATCTGTTCCCTTATATATGATATTTCGCCCCATTGTAAAGTCACCAGTTTCACCGGATAATGTATAACCTTTCTCTTGATACATTGAATAGGTAAACTACTCCATGATTACCGGGTAGGCCTACCAAGGAACCAACTGAGTTATAAACGTTAAAAACAACAATCTCTCAATAATTAGGCTACTTTGTAAATGATACCATCACACAATCATAATCATGCATGTGTGCTGGGCTGTACTGAGCTCCATTTAATAACAAACAAAGCAAATATGTTTAACCTTACATTTGTTAATTTCTTACTGCGTGTAAGAAACCTTGTTTTGAGGTGCGATACTATATCCTGTCCACTAGGTGTCAGTATGGCTCAGTTGGTACGGAagggtgaggctcgaactccaGGCCACCGTGTTTCAGTCTCGCTCACCGCGAGGGGGCGTCTTGTCTTGCGGTGGAAATTTCCACTGCAACCACAGGAAGAAGTTCATGGAAGATGTTGCAATGCTGCATTTATGAAATATTAAACATAGATTACACATCAACCCTAAGAATTTTGACTTCCCCCTCCTAGTTTCGGCATGTTCATAGACCAGAAGCTTTTTCTCCTTCCTGACTTTTGATTAAATCTGATTCTACACCAACGTATCAAAACAAAATCAGTGGGATTTGATAATGTAGTGTCATCATGGTCATCTTTGTTGATATGTTTACATTCTGCAGCTATCGCAACAGAGCCTTTGAGGCAGTTGGGTAAAGGGCTGTGTTTAGACTTTCCACAGGGAATAACAACAGGCCGGATGATGTCATAGTGAGAAAAGATGTCAGAACAGAATGTTTGCTCACGGAGTTCCAGGCCCTACATTCCAAACCCTTCATTCTGAAGAGAACACTGCCTCGACTAACAGCAATGATGCCTTTCTGTATGCACTAGAGAAACCAGTTTATAGACAGAGTTGGTTCACCAGCACAATTTATAAAGGTATTATGGAACAAAAAattggagtgtatgtgtgtatgcctttCACTTTGTCACACACAAGTCTTTTTCCTCACATAGCActcagacacattcacacagacactaaTTATCACAGCCTACACCTTTGTCAAGGTAACGCTTCAGTCCTATAGATGTTCTACATAATAATTCCTTAGCTCAGAGCCTCCAGGGAGACAAACCAACATCCTATATGCAGCTCTGCTCCACAATCTGTGGAAGTCAAGGAGGACTCTAATGACTGGATAACAGGGAAATGTCATGCATCGTTGAGGGGGAGCTGGCCCTATCACCCCAGGCAACACGAAAACATAACCAACCTTGATGTTAGTTGCCCAAATATCCCTTACCGTTATGGTCATGTCACACAACAAGATCTGGAAATGagaggcaagggggggggggggggggggggggggggggctgaagagATACAAGTAATTATAATAAAAATGTTTGACAACCCTAGAATGGGTCATTATCAAAATAATATTCTCCTGCTTATAACATCTTTGTGATTCGAATGCATGGttgtttggtaaaaaaaaaagttataccaataaaagacaaacaaaataacatATAATTCCCATCTCATTtcatacattttatttgataAACAAAATAGTTTGTAAAATGTGTCCACCACAGCAGGGAAAGAACAGCTGTTTTTAAGAGATGACCTCATCAGAGTGGTCGTCTTCTGAAAACCTAGAAGTCAAGACCTGAAGAACTGACTTTGGTCAAAAGTTAAGAATTATACTCAAATGCATCCCCTGTATTCAAAGGCCACTGGCCGAACACGCACTAGCAATTCTGTACACAGACATTAAAGCCTTATATGAAAATTCAAAATAAGTAGCATGCTTCAACATGATATACTTGCATGGGCTGAAAGAGTTTTGCAAGTGCATAATTATAATAGTCAAAAAACATTGGCAATAAcctttaaataaaacattttacaacTAGTTCTCCAACCCTGACCAGCTGTTCAGATGACTCCTATACAAAAGACCCACAAAAGAACCAAACATCAATATTTCCTGCACTTGCAGCCACTTTACAGTCCTGTTACAAGATACATACATGTTACAAGATTCAGTCCCTATCAAACGACCTTCCAGAGCACATTTCTCATGGCCAGACATGTAAAGGTGATAATAGATGATCATTTTCACATTAAACTCCTGGTCTTGAATATTTTGTGGTTGACTTCTTTCATGGGCAACATTTTGCTCTAAACATTGGCTTGGCCACTGGTTAAAAACAACTGTTGGTTACAGACCACTTTTTCTGACCTATCAGTATAAAAAACGAATTAGTTGATGACAGTGTTCAATTGAACAATTGAAAAAGTGAATTCACCTTTAGACACCATACTCCACCAGAAAGAAGCAATGTGTTAAAGCAGGACTTGCAGGTTTCAAGGAATGTATCACACACTAAAGACTTGGGAGCAGACAACTCTTGTGTGACTCTACTTTGGCTTGCTGGTGAGTCTGTGCACTTCCTTCcacttacaaaaaaaaacaaacaaaaaaaacaaacgttGATAACAGAAAGGCTCGGTCCTCGGCATGTCCACATCTGTGACGAGTGGAACCCTAACAGGAAGCACCttgacttcctcttcctccacttcctcaaCTCTCATGGTTTTGCCAACTTCCCCCAGCGAGGCCGATGGTGGAAGCGAGCGCGGGTGACGTCGCCCTAACCCTAGCGAGCCCTAGGAGCAGGGCCGACTGCGGGCTTGTTAGCCCGGCGAGCTCAAGCCTACAGCGAGCCACAACCCAACAGTCGACGTACTGTAGCATCTGCATGACCAGGACCTGAGCTAGCAGggacacaacaaacacagacagctgAAAGTAGTACTTGTCCCAGAGTATGTTtccattttttgttgttgtttagtttagtttttgcTTTTatcaataacttttttttttatccctaTCCAGAAGTCTGTAAACTGCTCTCAATTGTGCTTTGTTTCCTCCGAGTGAGAGCCTATGGTCAGATAGCTCACACGCTGGTTATTCTGTTTTATGGCAGTAGATGTCTTTTAGTGCTTTGAGTTCCTCTATAAGGGTCTTGTTCTGGTTCTCCAGGACTGCCACACGGTTCTCCAGACACTTGACGTACTCTTTCTTTTTCCGGCGGCACTCTCTGGCAGCCTCCCTGGAGAAGGGACAGAACAGAGGAACAAAGACTGTCAGAATGGAGCAGAGTGTGATAAAGGCACACGGACGATGTCTTCGCAAAATCTATAAAGAATCACAACTCAAGTCTTCACATGTCACAGTCCTGTGTGGCGGATGTGGTTTGACAGTCCACTGAGTCGCAAGACAGCGTTAGGCCTCAGAGCTAAAGCCTTTGTTTATGTTCTGGAAGCTAACAAAAACGCTGGTCAGATCCTATAAATAATAACTCAACAATCTCACCTATCCCCAGTGGTTAAGATTTTGAAAAACCAACAGAACAGGGAAAACACAAATTTGACGTTCTTTTCCCAAAAACATAACGGAAGTAAAAACACACCTCACTGTCCGACAGACATTTAGCAAGgcttacaaaataaaataaaaaaactctaAAAAAGGTATATTTCTACCTGTTCTTCATGAGGCGGACCTCCCTCTTGCGTGTGACCTCCTCTGTGTGCAcaggggggctgtggagggagcCAGGCGAGGAGGCCATCACCAGCCCCTGAGGCAGCCCTGAGGAGGGGGAACGCAGCTGGTACGCAGGCATGTCTCCGGTggcagctggagggaggaggcagacaggGTTAGAGATCAGACAGATATAGAGGGTTATAGATCAGACAAGGTTATAGATCAGACAGGGGGTTATAGATCAGACAGATATAGAGGGTTATAGATCAGACAAGGTTATAGATCAGACAGAGGGTTATAGATCAGACAAGGTTATAGATCAGACAGAGGGTTATAGATCAGACAGATATAGAGGTTTATAGATCAGTTAGATACAGAGGGATATAGATCAGAAAGATATAGAGGTGTATAGATCAGATAGATGCAGAGGGATAGAGGATCAGACAGATAGGGTTATAGATCAGACAGATATAGAGGGTTATAATCAGATAGATATAGAGGATTATAGAGCAGACAGATTAAAGGGTTATAGAGCACACAGAGGGTTCAAATAAGGCCAGATTTTCACTTTTCTAATGATCCAACTAAGAATATCCAGTGAACATCTACAGAAACTATACTAACTGGTGATAGCAGTTACCAGATGAGGAAGTGTACCATTTTGCTGTTTGCTCAGTCAGTCTGGTACACAGAGCACTCAGAGTTCAATCCAAGAGGACAATAAACCTTTACCTCTGACCCTGCCCAATAATAACAGCTTAGCCAATGGGCTTTGACATAACTGGGTCAGACAGACAATCACTCTGAACAACGGTAACGAAATTACAATAAATTTCACAGATTGGTTTATTGAAGAGGAGGAAATGACGACAACACACACCAAAGCAACGGGTTACGTAACCCGACGCTCGCTCAATCTTGTTAGGTTTTCATTAGAAAGGGCCTTTGCCTGaaaggataggagagagagagaggggactcaGCGTCTTTGAAGTAATACTATTTGGTTGATTTAGTTACCGGGCAGAAAACGACTATAAACAGCATCCAGCACAGAGGGAGGAGTTAGGTCTTCCCTCTGATCAGAGAACTCTAAACATCCCCCATAAACATCCCCCTCCCTAAACATCTCTCCTCccaaaaacaacaaatgttgaggGTCAAATATTATTAATGATGTGATTTTATATgacacagaaccccccccccccccctaacaaaaaaaaacaaatcttgGAAAATAAAAACGTCCTTTCCAATAAGGTATTCCGTATGAGTGCAGACCCCAGTAAGCAGCGGCTTGCATACCTGACTGCACACTGCAGctccgcctctccctctctccctctctctgtgtatgaCTAAGCTGGTGTTCTCGTTCTCTATCACTGAGctctgtctgtatgtgagtgtgcatgcgtgtgtgtgtgtgagtgatcacAGTGTGACCCCCCACCCGACGCTGACGTCAATGGTACGTCTCGCCCGCTCGGTTTTGCATTCTCATTTCCCCGCCCGGTTCATGTTCCAGGAAACCAGGGTGACGTTGAATGTTGCCAGCGCACAACACCCCTCCCCCGCTCATGAACAACCCCGAGgtatttcagagagagagagagacacagagagagagagagagagagtgggatacagagagagagagagagagagagagagagagagagagagagagagagagagagagagagagacagagagaaagagagagagaaagagagagagagagagagagatacagagagagatacagagagagagagagagagagagagagagagagagagagagatacagagagagatacagagagagatacagagagagatacagagagagagagagatacagagagagagatacagagagagagatacagagagagagatacagagagagagagagcagatggaGAGTGGGAGAAACAGAAGGTGAGAAAAAAGAGGGAtggaacagggaggagaggagagttaaAGCcaagaaggaagaaagagagagacagggaaaggagagagacagggagaggagagagacagggagaagaagagaaagggaggaagagaaagaggggaagaaagaaagtaaaggacagaaagagagagacagggaaaaggaaagtgaaagagatggagggaaagcgagagagagagagagagagagagagagagagagaacagggaggaagtgacagagagaaagagggaaagagagagattgtgtgagagagagagctagacagGAACATGATTGAGCAAGCGAACCAAACACATCTTCAATCAACAGTTGTGTCTAGATATTCCTTATCAAAAGTAGAAGACAGAATCTATTTAATACCTTTTACAGGTTGAAATCTGTTGCAACCTTGTTAACTCCAGTGCCCACATACATGTACagtttaaatatttaaacaatGTACAATTCTAAAGTCTTTGAAAAGCAGAGATAAAATTGTTGTAAAACCCCGCAAGGACTTTGTTATCTAAGAATTCTCCAATCTTCAATGAGAAGTGCTACAACAAGCCAGGTGTGTCCCAGAAACCCTGCAGGAAATCTCACCCAATACATCTCCAGCTACTGTACACAGACTAAGTACAGCAGAGAAGCCAGTCAGCCCACAAAACACAACTTTCCTTTCCGCGTTACAGCATTATCATCTCTAAACTCGACCAATGAGAAGccctgagacagacacacaaacctacCTGATTCAGTCTCATCCCCAGTTACAGCCATTACTATGTTCAAGTTGTCCAGAGCCAGAATATTCTCACGATCACCCTGCTGTTCTGTATCACACTGTaccctctctctaactctctgtgtgtggagtGGTCACCCATCAACTTTGCACAAGATTACAATTAAGCACATTGACATCACAATGACATCACTGGCTGACTGCTGAAGTCAGGAGGACACGCTTCTAGCCCCTCCccttctgctccctccctcttactctcccctccccctccctctgtactTGTACACTGTGCTGTTCTGGAgctacagggaggggggggggagaggagggggagggagggagaggagggggtggggcgtAGGTGTATTAATAGACCTTGTGACGCAACTCGAGAGACGCACGACAAACAAGAAGATATTGTGCCCggtgaaagacacacacacacactctgattcaagctgtgtgtgtgtgcgtgtgtggttttATGATTTTGTTGATGTCATTAAGCCTTTTAATCCTAAACTTTGGGAAACAGGCTGTTATGAAATAGGCTAATTATGGATACTTACACTTACAATAGGTGTTGAAATGTTTTAAAAACTGTTTTTCGTGGGTAAAGCTTTTCATTTAACTTCATCTGCCACTGATAAAAGATTCCTTGTTTTTCATATGGAAAAgggatttaaaaaaacatacatatatatatatatatatatatatatatacacattataTGTATATtaagtttgtatgtgtgtgcaaatgcATTGTATATTCCACAAAACTGAGGACGAAACAGAGATCCAAAGTCAATCTTGAGTCTGATGCTTTCGAGGGATGAGCACAGGGAGATTTAGGGAGGTCCTCCCTGCCAGACCGGTAACCAATCACATTACCTCAATTAAACCTAAAGAATTCAACTCCTGACAGACTGCGTAAGGAGTGTCAAACACGTTTAGCAGTAGGCACATCTACAGGCAGCTGACGTATGCCCTTACAGACCGTCAAGCCCTCTACCGCCGGACCTGCGCGGTGAACACGTTTATTATGAATTTCTAAAGAAACCCATTTCCCGTATATTCAATCAAACCCCAGAAAATACCTCCTTAACATTTCGCaaaatcccccccacacacacacataccacaaacaCTTTTGGGAAGCCTGTCCCTTTAAGAAGTCAGCACGGCTTACCTTGGATGACCACCTGGCCCCCCTGCATGTAGAACTGTTGGGGAGAATCTCCTGGCTGGGTGGCGTACTGCAGGATGGTGGCCCCGGCCTGGGGGGTGGCTGAGCTGGACATGGTCAGGGTCTGGCCCCCCTGGAGGCCTACGTTGCCTGGGCTGGCCAGCTGGATGGCTCCCCCCTGGGTGATGGCAACTGTGGAGGGGGGtccccaggaggagagggttatGTCTGTGGGTCGGGATATGGTTGGTGTGGCATGTAGAGAGGATCTTTTGGTCCTGTCTGTTtatatttctttctcttttttgtatCCGTTTTTTTGTGGGACgtttttcattatttttttGGACAGTTTCTAAGTGAAGAGggacaggaaaggcaggaggagagagaaaggagaagacatgcagcaaaggccCCAGGCTGGATTCTAACCCAGGCTTCTGatgtaaggcctcagcctacatggtatGCGTACTTATCCAGAGCGCCCCAAAAAGTTTCTAAACGTTTTCCAAATATTTTCTAAAACGTTTTGAAACGAAAAAAGCTTTAGAGTATCTGTGCTTCTACATGactgtgtgtacttttgccatctctgtctagttctacacatacacacacactcactgtattGTCCTGAGCTGGTCTGGTAGATGGAGGTCGGGACCGGGGCAGAGGCCAAGCTGGCCGCTgcagcctcctcctcagccttctcctcctcaatcCGGGCCACTGCCGGCGAGTCTGAAGACAGCTCGTTGAGGATTTTTCTAAAATTGAGGAAGAGGtggatattaaaaaaaaatacatatatattgaAGAGTCTTAAAAAACCTCCCTGAAATAGAATGtggaaatacaaaaatacattaaaataaGGTTCTTTGTATGATTTCACGCTCAGTTCCTTTTTAATTAGGTCTTacgcagagaaagagaagagagcctAAGAAGATGATAGAAACTGAGCAGGGTCTGACCACCTTAGGATGGTGACAGAAGCAGCCATATATGCACTGTTAACGTCAATACTTCTCTACTAGACTGcaaccacacactgacactaaTTATTGATACTATCTGATATCTCCTTTGGGGGCAGAAATTAAAATTAATAACCAATACCATATATAAACCAATATGATTCCCAATCAAGTATTTCATAACccagaggatggaggaaggcTTGATCTTTGAAGGGGTTAACACCTGCACGTCTTAAATCCTTTAAACTCCACCAAACCGTACCGGTAAGACGGACGTCTAGACAggatctctctcctcttctgagTGTCGATGGTATCAGGCTCCCCATCTTCAAGCCCCCCCCCTGTGGATGTCTGAACAGAAGCAACGACAAAAAACTGTCACGTTAACCGTTTAAAGTAAAATACGACAGTTGGGAAAACCATTTGAGAACCATTTGAGACATCCTGAACCTGAGGTGGCTGGATGACAGAGGCCTGGGGGGCCTGGATCACGCCCTGGAGCTGGATGGTCTGCCCGTCGGCCAGCTGCACCAGGGTGACCCCAGTGGAGTCCCCCAGGGTCCCGGAGCTCACCGTCACCTGGAGAAACACAGCAACAAGTCAACTCTCTACCGTCGTCATGGTGACGGTAACGATAAGCGGAACGGATGACGGGTAGCGGAGCGAGGATGActcgttctgtgtgtgtgaggtcgtacctggaggtgtgtgtgtgtgcgctcgtacctcaggggtgtgtgttcactcgtacctcaggtgtgtgtgtgtgtgtgtgtgtgtgtgagctcgtacctcaggtgtgtgtgtgaggtcgtacctcaggtgtgtgtgtgtgtgtgtgaggtcgtacctcaggtgtgtgtgtgtgtgtgagctcgtacctcaggtgtgtgtgtgaggtcgtacctcaggtgtgtgtgtgtgtgtgtgtgtgagctcgtACCTCAGGGGAGTGTGTGAGGTCGtacctcaggtgtgtgtgtgtgtgtgtgtgtgagctcgtacctcaggtgtgtgtgtgtgtgtgtgtgtgtgagctcgtacctcaggtgtgtgtgtgtgtgtgtgagctcgtacctcaggtgtgtgtgtgtgtgaggtcgtaCCTCAggggtgcgtgtgtgagctctgactcaggggtgtgtgtgggctggtaCCTGAGAGTGAGCAGGGGTGGTTGAGCTGGTGTCGCTCTGACTCCCCTCGTCGTCGGACATGTCATCACTCACGCTGCCATCCTGCCGGGAAGACACCATCTCCATGGTCATTGGAAAGCtagaggacaggaaggaagtgATGTCAACAGCCTATttagggacaggaagtgggggaggggcaAATCCCTTCCAATGTCAAGAGACCATTGAAACGTCCCTTCTATTAAGTAGCAATACAGCAGTGTCTGGGGGTAGCAATTAGGGTGATGGTTTGAACACTGACAGCTCAAAACCAAACCTTTAGACTAAACAAACAGAGCTAACTGTTATACAGGGTGATACCGGTTTGATACCTTACAACGCTCGATGACGTAGACTTAGTCAACTTGATGTTATTGTCCCAGAGTTGACAAGAGTCAAATCTAAAGACGGGTTGTTATCCAGACACATTGAAATAAAGTGTTTTATCATATGGAAAGAGTGACAGCTAGCATGTTACCAGGAGATAAGCTGATAATGGGTGACTAACTTCAGGCAAATTCTGAATGTGAAGGATGTAAGTTTAAGTCTGATTATTTTtggtccccccaaaaaacaatgtTACGTTTATGGAACAGAAAAAAACGGAATTTTAAGTTTATGGATGTAAATACACTCATATTAGTAAAGTTTATACCAAAATTGTTGTCCCTTTCTCACTATCTCCGTTGGTTACATTTGACGGCAGTTGATTTATGAAAATTATTGTCCGGTAACTATTAATAAGGTCTGTGATACTGGTCATAACGATGTACAGTATCCATTTCATCACAACATGGGAGTTTGACACAATCCATTTCCTCAAT encodes:
- the LOC124472123 gene encoding cAMP-responsive element modulator-like isoform X2, encoding MTMEMVSSRQDGSVSDDMSDDEGSQSDTSSTTPAHSQVTVSSGTLGDSTGVTLVQLADGQTIQLQGVIQAPQASVIQPPQTSTGGGLEDGEPDTIDTQKRREILSRRPSYRKILNELSSDSPAVARIEEEKAEEEAAAASLASAPVPTSIYQTSSGQYIAITQGGAIQLASPGNVGLQGGQTLTMSSSATPQAGATILQYATQPGDSPQQFYMQGGQVVIQAATGDMPAYQLRSPSSGLPQGLVMASSPGSLHSPPVHTEEVTRKREVRLMKNREAARECRRKKKEYVKCLENRVAVLENQNKTLIEELKALKDIYCHKTE
- the LOC124472123 gene encoding cAMP-responsive element modulator-like isoform X1, yielding MTMEMVSSRQDGSVSDDMSDDEGSQSDTSSTTPAHSQVTVSSGTLGDSTGVTLVQLADGQTIQLQGVIQAPQASVIQPPQTSTGGGLEDGEPDTIDTQKRREILSRRPSYRKILNELSSDSPAVARIEEEKAEEEAAAASLASAPVPTSIYQTSSGQYNITLSSWGPPSTVAITQGGAIQLASPGNVGLQGGQTLTMSSSATPQAGATILQYATQPGDSPQQFYMQGGQVVIQAATGDMPAYQLRSPSSGLPQGLVMASSPGSLHSPPVHTEEVTRKREVRLMKNREAARECRRKKKEYVKCLENRVAVLENQNKTLIEELKALKDIYCHKTE
- the LOC124472123 gene encoding cAMP-responsive element modulator-like isoform X3, with product MAVTGDETESAATGDMPAYQLRSPSSGLPQGLVMASSPGSLHSPPVHTEEVTRKREVRLMKNREAARECRRKKKEYVKCLENRVAVLENQNKTLIEELKALKDIYCHKTE